One genomic window of Anaerolineae bacterium includes the following:
- a CDS encoding CRISPR-associated RAMP Cmr6, giving the protein MSDQRPLPSATLKAFDQYKDKAPHNPGLLFDRFTLPISREEARKEALQEIVDKAKAIDHNLLDALNQRWQAAAQALGAQTFSLKTEWRLVSGLGRKGALEIGFTFNRFGFPVLPASSVKGLARAFAFYQLAETGWSASLAELDHLLNLEEDAEFEKALQSLSPAPAESFLAEARDFRTIFGTPGTAGRAIFFEAIPARQPHLQIDLMNPHYPDYYRSQTAPPTNWQNPTPIYFLTVAPQTEFRFAVAWRGAGEPTHLQKAVEFLRQGLLQLGIGAKTAAGYGFFTPPPASTTATGAETTQRASTPAQAPSALPPSSTFSGIGKVVHEGNRTFVVDAQQPARRFLIEWRQLGMDALKKGTQVRYTCEQLPDGKLRLVRLERYFGS; this is encoded by the coding sequence ATGAGCGACCAACGCCCGCTTCCTTCTGCCACCCTCAAAGCCTTTGATCAGTACAAAGACAAAGCTCCCCACAATCCGGGCTTGCTCTTCGATCGCTTTACGCTGCCTATCTCCCGCGAGGAAGCTCGCAAAGAAGCCTTGCAGGAAATCGTGGACAAGGCCAAAGCCATTGACCACAATTTGCTTGACGCCCTGAACCAGCGCTGGCAGGCTGCAGCGCAGGCTTTGGGGGCGCAAACCTTCAGCCTGAAAACCGAATGGCGCCTGGTGTCTGGTTTGGGGCGCAAGGGCGCCCTGGAAATCGGCTTCACCTTCAACCGCTTTGGCTTCCCGGTTCTGCCAGCCAGCAGTGTCAAAGGGCTGGCGCGGGCCTTTGCCTTTTATCAACTCGCCGAAACGGGCTGGAGCGCTTCGCTCGCCGAACTGGATCACCTCCTCAACCTGGAAGAGGATGCCGAATTTGAAAAAGCGTTGCAAAGCCTCTCTCCAGCCCCCGCCGAGTCCTTCCTGGCTGAGGCGCGGGACTTTCGCACCATTTTTGGCACGCCGGGCACAGCCGGACGGGCAATCTTCTTTGAAGCCATTCCAGCCCGCCAGCCCCACCTGCAAATTGATCTGATGAACCCGCATTACCCCGACTACTACCGCAGTCAGACCGCACCTCCCACCAACTGGCAGAACCCCACGCCCATCTACTTCCTCACCGTCGCCCCGCAAACCGAATTCCGCTTCGCCGTCGCCTGGCGCGGAGCGGGAGAACCAACTCACCTGCAGAAAGCGGTTGAATTTCTGCGCCAGGGCTTACTCCAACTCGGCATTGGCGCCAAAACCGCCGCTGGTTACGGCTTTTTTACTCCGCCGCCGGCTTCCACCACCGCCACAGGGGCAGAGACCACGCAAAGGGCGTCCACTCCTGCTCAAGCCCCCTCTGCCTTGCCGCCTTCCTCAACTTTCTCTGGCATCGGCAAGGTGGTGCATGAGGGCAATCGCACCTTTGTGGTGGATGCCCAGCAGCCTGCGCGCCGGTTTTTGATCGAATGGCGCCAACTGGGCATGGATGCCCTGAAAAAGGGCACCCAGGTTCGCTATACCTGTGAGCAACTGCCGGATGGAAAACTGCGCCTGGTGCGGCTGGAAAGATATTTTGGTTCCTGA
- a CDS encoding CRISPR-associated RAMP Cmr3 produces the protein MQLFLAPLDVWLFRNGKPFTAGEDHRAVSLFPPYPSVIQGTLRSHHLFLHKDQVNVFDREAVRAFIGDEQDYKGLRLRGPFIACWDGKTLQRYFPVPADMAPAEGGYHPLRLQKAQQGDLLTSAPTPFLLLSDLPPTKRPGERWLTEQDLLAALGGQSVRAVEESKLFEREARFGIARDDRTRSSREGALYEAEFIRPRENVGLYVEVSGFEDWPPTGVLRMGGEGRGAWYTRLASASPLPSLAECFPDGRLPQSFKVYFATPTFFKRGWLPEDWANFFEPAPQLLAAALNRYESVGGFDWANQTHKPARRYVPAGSVYYFHSATPIRLKDSVLQTNALSDDGAAIGYGQIFLQEVNDVPGN, from the coding sequence ATGCAACTTTTCCTGGCTCCTCTCGATGTGTGGCTGTTTCGCAACGGCAAACCCTTTACCGCCGGCGAAGATCATCGCGCTGTCAGCCTGTTTCCTCCCTATCCCAGCGTGATTCAGGGCACCCTGCGTTCCCACCACCTCTTCCTGCACAAGGATCAGGTCAACGTCTTCGATCGGGAAGCCGTGCGCGCCTTTATTGGCGATGAGCAGGATTATAAAGGCTTGCGCCTGCGCGGCCCCTTCATCGCCTGCTGGGATGGCAAAACCCTGCAACGGTACTTCCCCGTTCCGGCCGACATGGCGCCGGCAGAGGGGGGCTATCACCCTCTCCGCCTGCAAAAAGCCCAACAGGGCGATCTGCTCACCTCTGCCCCAACCCCCTTCCTGCTGCTCTCCGACCTGCCTCCCACCAAGCGCCCTGGCGAAAGGTGGCTTACAGAACAAGACCTCCTGGCTGCCCTGGGCGGACAAAGCGTCAGGGCGGTTGAGGAGAGCAAGCTCTTTGAGCGCGAAGCGCGCTTTGGCATCGCTCGCGATGACCGCACACGCTCTTCCAGAGAAGGCGCCCTCTATGAAGCCGAATTCATCCGCCCGCGGGAAAACGTTGGCTTATATGTGGAAGTCTCGGGGTTTGAAGACTGGCCGCCAACCGGCGTCTTGCGCATGGGCGGCGAAGGGCGTGGGGCATGGTACACCCGCCTGGCCTCTGCCTCGCCCCTGCCCAGCCTGGCGGAATGTTTCCCTGACGGCCGCCTGCCCCAATCCTTCAAGGTTTATTTTGCCACCCCCACTTTCTTCAAGCGGGGCTGGCTGCCCGAAGATTGGGCAAACTTCTTCGAACCCGCCCCCCAACTGCTGGCGGCTGCCCTCAACCGCTACGAAAGCGTGGGCGGTTTCGATTGGGCAAATCAGACCCACAAACCCGCCCGGCGCTATGTGCCGGCCGGCAGCGTGTATTATTTTCATTCTGCAACCCCCATCCGACTCAAGGATTCTGTCCTGCAAACCAATGCCCTCTCAGACGATGGCGCCGCCATCGGCTATGGTCAAATCTTTCTTCAGGAGGTAAACGATGTTCCAGGCAACTAA
- a CDS encoding CRISPR-associated RAMP Cmr5, producing MSRQRSLEQERMQAAWQCVNAVRNKAFASRYAQLARSAPADIQLNGLAQTVAFWRAKGKGESDNEHTVLYNNLQNWVKRQMRIQNSQSLLEWIMADTTTTPQYRRATREAIAFLQWLKRFAEAELSQEKTT from the coding sequence ATGAGCCGCCAACGCTCCCTCGAACAGGAACGCATGCAAGCTGCCTGGCAGTGCGTCAACGCCGTCCGCAACAAAGCATTTGCCTCCAGGTACGCCCAACTCGCCCGCAGCGCACCCGCCGACATCCAGCTCAACGGCTTAGCCCAAACGGTTGCCTTCTGGCGCGCCAAGGGCAAAGGGGAGTCAGACAATGAACACACGGTTCTCTATAACAACCTGCAAAATTGGGTGAAGCGCCAGATGCGGATTCAGAATTCCCAAAGCCTGCTCGAATGGATCATGGCCGATACCACCACCACACCCCAATATCGGCGCGCCACCCGCGAGGCGATCGCCTTCTTGCAGTGGCTGAAGCGCTTCGCCGAAGCCGAATTGAGTCAGGAGAAAACCACATGA
- a CDS encoding CRISPR-associated RAMP Cmr1, with amino-acid sequence MEVLKIPLETVTPVFSGVEPRKDPEIRPPSIRGALRYWYRAALGGVIGDQEVARLSALESALFGAADEQSGASAVVLRLSAFKPGSAPQANTFSRLCGADGGQKPKYPGLAYLWFSARGSKEFAERTAWQGSFDLTLQIRPGVPESAQKLQEAYLALWLWLNLGALGSRARRGAGCLAVREVLTTPLAELPLQIQVETPSALRQELQKGLVQVRQFLQGVYSEGRIAVPSAFDVLHPQVCRIFVLDKAYSSWQQALHELGASYQRFRSRRDPDYRTVKESLTSGQALEKPVGRAAFGLPIQFYYRSLGGRGASLQSQHFERRASPLHFHLSPLKGGKYAVVLVWFRAQFLPQGEKLRLRGESKATLGPLPSEKLIETFLLGQDTVSHSSLKDRQLSLLEVNYA; translated from the coding sequence ATGGAAGTGTTGAAAATACCTCTCGAAACGGTCACCCCTGTGTTTTCGGGGGTGGAACCGCGCAAGGATCCCGAAATTCGACCGCCTTCCATTCGCGGCGCCTTGCGCTACTGGTACCGCGCTGCGCTTGGAGGGGTGATCGGCGATCAAGAGGTTGCCCGCCTCAGTGCACTGGAAAGCGCCCTGTTTGGGGCGGCCGATGAGCAGAGCGGCGCTTCGGCGGTTGTTCTGCGCCTCTCAGCCTTCAAGCCCGGCTCCGCGCCGCAGGCCAACACCTTTTCCCGCCTGTGCGGCGCCGATGGCGGGCAAAAACCTAAATATCCAGGTCTGGCTTACCTCTGGTTTTCCGCCCGCGGGTCGAAAGAGTTTGCGGAACGGACTGCCTGGCAGGGCAGCTTCGACCTCACCCTGCAGATCCGCCCCGGCGTGCCCGAAAGCGCCCAAAAGCTGCAGGAAGCCTACCTTGCCTTGTGGCTCTGGCTGAATCTGGGGGCGCTGGGCAGCCGGGCGCGACGCGGCGCCGGCTGTCTGGCTGTGCGCGAGGTGCTCACGACTCCTCTTGCGGAGTTGCCTTTGCAAATTCAGGTTGAAACTCCCTCCGCCCTGCGACAGGAGCTTCAAAAGGGGTTGGTGCAGGTGCGCCAATTCCTGCAGGGGGTTTATTCGGAGGGCAGGATTGCCGTTCCCTCCGCCTTTGACGTTTTGCACCCCCAGGTTTGCCGCATCTTTGTCCTGGATAAGGCCTATTCGAGCTGGCAGCAGGCCCTCCATGAGCTCGGCGCCAGCTATCAAAGATTCCGCAGCCGTCGTGACCCCGACTATCGCACGGTCAAAGAATCCCTGACCAGCGGTCAGGCGCTGGAGAAGCCTGTCGGGCGGGCAGCCTTTGGTTTGCCCATTCAGTTCTATTACCGGTCGCTAGGTGGTAGAGGCGCCAGCCTGCAAAGCCAGCATTTTGAGCGCCGCGCCTCGCCCCTGCACTTTCATCTCTCTCCCCTTAAGGGAGGCAAATACGCCGTGGTGCTGGTCTGGTTTCGCGCTCAATTTCTGCCGCAGGGCGAGAAACTGCGCCTGAGAGGCGAGTCAAAAGCAACGCTTGGGCCGCTTCCCTCTGAAAAGTTGATCGAAACCTTTTTGCTGGGTCAAGATACTGTTTCCCATTCCTCGTTGAAAGATCGCCAGCTTTCCCTCCTGGAGGTGAACTATGCGTGA
- a CDS encoding CRISPR-associated protein Cas2, which yields MVDSRVPNTLVIYDIQDDRKRNKIADICLDYGLDRIQFSAFLGWLLPTQQEELFLKLKKTLGKKSGNIQLFNICLKDWQRRKVLDQKGDENGSQPERRTNR from the coding sequence ATGGTAGACAGCCGGGTTCCCAACACGCTGGTGATTTACGATATCCAGGACGACCGAAAACGGAATAAGATCGCCGATATCTGCCTGGATTATGGTCTGGATCGCATTCAGTTCAGCGCTTTTTTGGGCTGGCTGTTGCCTACCCAGCAGGAAGAATTGTTTTTGAAATTGAAGAAAACTTTAGGAAAGAAGAGCGGCAACATTCAGCTCTTTAATATCTGCCTCAAGGATTGGCAGCGCCGCAAAGTGCTTGACCAGAAAGGAGATGAGAATGGAAGCCAACCTGAACGAAGAACAAATCGATGA
- a CDS encoding CRISPR-associated RAMP Cmr4, whose protein sequence is MFQATNLLFIYVETPLHAGSGRGLGSVDLPIQRERITQYPLIQASSLKGRLRALAGSNQNANNGFSREEVVAIFGPETEGASEHAGALSCGDAALLLFPVRSLAGVFAWTTSVLALQRFQRTLQALALPNDFPIPPEPTDESTAWVAGEDLIAGDSLVLEEFSFNPDKSHAQKVQDIGTWIAAHALLDSSDYAYWRTALPKKLCILPENAFRDFVTYGTEIQTHIRLDPQKKTVLSGALWTTESLPADCLLYAPLLATDSRTEKTPLTAAQVLEKMRRFDRQRTQLGGDETTAQGIVSLRFFHGGER, encoded by the coding sequence ATGTTCCAGGCAACTAACCTATTGTTCATCTATGTCGAAACCCCCCTCCATGCCGGCTCAGGGCGTGGTCTGGGATCGGTGGATTTACCCATCCAGCGCGAACGCATCACCCAATACCCCCTCATCCAGGCTTCCAGCCTGAAGGGCCGCCTGCGCGCCCTGGCAGGCTCGAACCAGAACGCCAACAACGGCTTCTCCAGAGAAGAGGTGGTGGCGATCTTCGGGCCGGAGACCGAAGGAGCCTCTGAGCACGCCGGCGCGCTTTCCTGCGGCGATGCCGCTTTGCTGCTCTTCCCGGTGCGTTCGCTGGCGGGCGTCTTTGCCTGGACCACCAGCGTCCTGGCTCTGCAACGCTTCCAGCGCACCTTGCAAGCCCTCGCCCTGCCCAACGATTTTCCCATCCCTCCCGAACCAACCGACGAAAGCACCGCCTGGGTGGCGGGGGAGGACCTGATCGCCGGCGATTCGCTCGTCCTGGAAGAGTTCAGCTTTAACCCCGATAAGTCCCATGCCCAGAAAGTGCAAGACATCGGGACGTGGATCGCCGCCCATGCTCTGCTCGATTCCTCCGATTATGCCTACTGGCGCACTGCCCTGCCTAAAAAACTGTGCATCTTACCCGAAAATGCCTTTCGGGATTTTGTCACCTACGGCACCGAAATCCAGACCCACATCCGCCTCGACCCGCAAAAAAAAACAGTGCTCTCGGGCGCATTGTGGACCACCGAAAGCCTGCCCGCCGATTGCCTGCTCTATGCCCCTCTGCTGGCGACCGACTCGCGCACCGAAAAAACCCCCCTCACCGCCGCCCAGGTGCTGGAGAAAATGCGCCGCTTCGACCGCCAGCGCACCCAGCTCGGCGGCGATGAGACCACCGCTCAGGGCATTGTCAGCCTGCGCTTCTTCCACGGAGGTGAACGATGA
- a CDS encoding CRISPR-associated protein Cas1: MTIIQHLIVDQYGAFIGKHSERLIVTKGEQDLISAPLLHLESVIIANRGVSISAEAVRECTERGIPIYFISSSGTPYASLYSAGLIGTVATRRAQFEACNQTRAVDLVIAFGVGKLQNQSNFLKYIAKYRKESDPALYQELRLSANEIVDQIIKLEQVRNHPAYAAATLTVADVRAELMGIEGQAAQIYWQAIQKVLPEKHQFPGRIGRGAKDPVNSCLNYAYGILYGQIERCLVLAGLDPYAGFLHVDRPGKPSLCLDFIEEFRPVVVDRTVIGMFNKGFQVEFDEHQRLTRETRRLLAEKIQERLDSSVPYEGKRFPLQAVIQSQARHLATFLRREREQYEPFQMLW; this comes from the coding sequence ATGACCATTATCCAACACTTGATTGTCGATCAATATGGCGCGTTTATCGGCAAACACAGCGAAAGACTGATCGTCACCAAAGGCGAACAAGACTTGATCAGCGCGCCTCTCCTGCACCTGGAATCGGTAATCATCGCCAACCGCGGCGTCAGCATCAGCGCCGAAGCCGTGCGGGAGTGCACCGAAAGAGGCATTCCGATCTACTTTATCAGCAGTAGTGGCACCCCCTATGCCAGCCTGTATAGCGCTGGACTGATCGGCACGGTCGCCACCCGCCGCGCCCAATTCGAAGCCTGTAACCAGACCCGGGCGGTTGATCTGGTCATCGCCTTTGGGGTTGGCAAACTGCAGAACCAGTCCAATTTCCTTAAATACATCGCCAAATACCGCAAGGAAAGCGACCCCGCGCTATACCAGGAACTGCGCCTCTCTGCGAACGAGATCGTCGATCAGATCATCAAGCTCGAACAGGTACGCAACCACCCGGCTTATGCGGCGGCAACCCTGACGGTGGCTGATGTGCGCGCCGAATTGATGGGAATCGAAGGTCAGGCGGCGCAAATTTACTGGCAGGCAATCCAGAAAGTGTTGCCTGAAAAACATCAGTTTCCCGGACGGATCGGCCGCGGCGCAAAAGACCCGGTTAACAGTTGTCTGAATTACGCCTATGGCATCTTATATGGTCAGATTGAACGCTGTCTCGTCCTGGCGGGCTTAGACCCTTACGCCGGTTTTTTACATGTCGACCGACCGGGCAAGCCCAGCCTCTGCCTCGATTTTATCGAAGAATTTCGCCCGGTTGTGGTTGACCGCACTGTGATTGGCATGTTTAACAAAGGCTTTCAGGTGGAGTTCGATGAACATCAGCGCCTGACCCGCGAGACACGCCGTCTGCTGGCTGAGAAAATCCAGGAACGTCTGGATAGTTCCGTCCCCTATGAAGGCAAGCGTTTTCCTCTGCAAGCCGTAATCCAGAGCCAGGCGCGCCATCTGGCAACCTTTTTGCGCCGCGAACGGGAGCAATACGAACCTTTCCAAATGTTATGGTAG
- a CDS encoding CRISPR-associated RecB family exonuclease Cas4: MEANLNEEQIDEARLDWRLWMDPIYPLRVTDLKQWFYCRRIVYYAFCLPDVRPLTFKMLYGRQAGEEEILREMRRSTRRYGIPNGRREFEVELASERLGLRGKADLVIWVEEEPAEVVVVEYKNSSKVGQAVHYQLLAYAAMLEEKSGLPARRGFVYLIPLRRTQEITFTENLRQNFYTTLQEMHQMIHSEKMPPPAPERAKCLSCEFRRFCNDV; the protein is encoded by the coding sequence ATGGAAGCCAACCTGAACGAAGAACAAATCGATGAAGCCCGCCTGGATTGGCGGCTCTGGATGGATCCAATTTATCCGTTGCGGGTGACCGATTTGAAACAATGGTTCTATTGTCGGCGCATCGTCTATTATGCTTTTTGTCTGCCCGATGTCCGACCACTTACTTTTAAAATGCTCTACGGTCGCCAGGCAGGCGAAGAAGAAATCTTGCGCGAGATGCGGCGCAGCACCCGTCGCTACGGGATTCCCAATGGACGGCGCGAATTTGAAGTTGAGCTTGCCTCTGAACGGCTGGGGTTGCGTGGCAAGGCGGATCTGGTGATCTGGGTCGAAGAAGAACCCGCTGAAGTGGTTGTGGTCGAGTATAAAAATTCATCCAAAGTCGGGCAGGCGGTCCATTACCAGTTGCTGGCTTATGCCGCAATGTTAGAAGAAAAAAGCGGGCTGCCGGCGCGGCGGGGCTTTGTTTATCTGATCCCTCTCCGACGGACTCAAGAGATCACTTTTACGGAAAATTTGCGCCAGAATTTTTACACGACCCTGCAGGAGATGCATCAGATGATCCACAGCGAGAAGATGCCACCGCCTGCGCCAGAGCGGGCAAAGTGTCTGAGTTGTGAATTCCGCCGTTTTTGTAATGATGTCTGA
- a CDS encoding CRISPR-associated RAMP Cmr2: protein MREAVLLFTFSPIQSFISEARRASDLFAASKILSRLAYAAAQPLLQQSQDSLVYPARPNPDDMPNKLVAIVPFDRAQSLAEQCRQSLLEEWQAIAQTARQTLSALPLKPDALWQEIWERQCQDVWEIYWVAQKLNGDYSATFQRASAALDAVKRTRPFAPAHEEGLKDTLSGQRSALRLANKDARAYWASLAQYLPPSRLRPGGKERLDALGAVKRFASLATQATFASVSSVAVADTLAKFSAADPQAAEIQLLREYRRALQELLGEHLYRVRQDDLWPYDGDLLFLDTLTPNRLKDSYGVEITDPRRLAPARECLSKLYRQVGKPSPYYAVLLLDGDSMGEQIQTCQSTDQHRRFSQQLADFAAKVQQIADRHFAQRIYNGGDDVLALAPHSQAIPLAQALAQAFAETVKKPAAPDQSCSLSAGIAISHHLYPLDAALNAARQAEQQAKKVKGKNAVSVISLKRSGERLSFSSSWESLGSLFTDLVALLQEDGSLKSALSSRFAYEFARQAYCFSQADETLQSELKRLLLRHCNAKRFPDSDVVLWAEKLTQWATNLLRGTEEEMEKEQQVEPDRQGEAPARPGAGEQLANWLVFARFVAQGGQE from the coding sequence ATGCGTGAGGCGGTCTTGCTTTTCACCTTCAGCCCCATCCAGTCTTTCATCAGCGAGGCGCGCCGGGCGAGCGATTTGTTTGCCGCCAGTAAAATTCTCTCCCGTCTGGCTTATGCCGCCGCCCAGCCCCTGCTGCAACAGAGCCAGGATAGCCTGGTCTATCCCGCCCGGCCCAATCCGGACGATATGCCCAACAAGCTGGTTGCCATCGTCCCCTTCGACCGCGCCCAAAGCCTGGCTGAGCAGTGCCGCCAGAGCCTGCTCGAGGAATGGCAGGCCATCGCCCAAACCGCCCGCCAGACCCTCAGCGCGCTTCCTCTCAAACCCGATGCGCTGTGGCAGGAGATTTGGGAGCGCCAGTGTCAGGACGTTTGGGAAATTTACTGGGTTGCCCAAAAGCTAAATGGCGACTATTCCGCCACCTTTCAGCGCGCCAGCGCAGCCCTGGATGCGGTCAAACGCACGCGCCCCTTTGCGCCGGCCCACGAAGAAGGCCTCAAGGATACCCTCAGCGGGCAGCGCTCGGCTTTGCGCCTGGCGAATAAGGATGCCAGAGCATATTGGGCGAGCCTGGCACAATATCTACCGCCGTCCAGATTGCGCCCGGGCGGCAAAGAACGCCTGGATGCCCTGGGCGCCGTCAAACGCTTTGCCTCCCTCGCCACGCAGGCAACCTTTGCCTCGGTCAGCAGTGTGGCTGTTGCCGATACCCTGGCGAAATTCAGCGCCGCCGATCCTCAGGCGGCAGAGATCCAGCTTTTGCGCGAGTACCGCCGCGCCCTGCAGGAGCTCTTGGGCGAGCATCTCTATCGGGTGCGGCAGGACGACCTGTGGCCCTACGATGGCGATCTGCTCTTTCTCGACACCCTCACCCCCAACCGCCTGAAAGACAGTTACGGGGTAGAGATCACCGACCCTCGCCGCCTTGCCCCCGCCCGGGAATGCCTGAGCAAACTCTACCGCCAGGTCGGCAAGCCCTCTCCCTATTATGCCGTTTTGCTGCTGGATGGCGATAGCATGGGCGAGCAGATTCAAACCTGCCAGTCAACCGACCAGCACCGCCGCTTCAGTCAGCAACTGGCAGACTTTGCGGCTAAGGTGCAGCAAATTGCAGACCGCCACTTCGCCCAGCGAATTTACAACGGCGGCGATGATGTGCTTGCCCTGGCGCCCCACTCTCAGGCAATTCCCCTCGCCCAGGCGCTGGCGCAGGCTTTTGCTGAAACGGTCAAGAAACCCGCCGCCCCCGACCAGTCCTGCAGCCTCTCCGCCGGCATTGCCATCTCGCATCACCTCTACCCCCTCGATGCCGCCTTGAACGCCGCCCGCCAGGCGGAACAGCAGGCGAAAAAGGTGAAGGGGAAAAACGCCGTCAGCGTCATCAGCCTGAAGCGCAGCGGAGAGCGACTCAGCTTTTCCAGCTCCTGGGAGAGTCTGGGCAGTCTGTTCACCGACCTGGTCGCCCTGCTGCAGGAAGACGGTTCGCTCAAAAGCGCCCTCTCCTCCCGTTTTGCCTATGAGTTTGCCCGCCAGGCGTATTGCTTCTCTCAGGCAGATGAAACCCTGCAGAGCGAACTCAAGCGCCTGCTCCTGCGCCACTGCAACGCAAAGCGTTTTCCCGACTCGGACGTGGTACTTTGGGCGGAAAAACTCACCCAATGGGCTACCAATCTGCTCAGGGGCACTGAAGAAGAAATGGAAAAAGAACAGCAGGTAGAACCAGACCGGCAAGGAGAGGCACCAGCCCGGCCCGGCGCCGGCGAACAACTGGCAAACTGGCTGGTCTTTGCTCGTTTTGTCGCTCAAGGAGGTCAAGAATGA
- a CDS encoding CRISPR repeat RNA endoribonuclease Cas6 — MEGNMTTLTFTHLRFTARARYPIRLDTYQGAERLRDALASVMLRAVCAETYRNQKPTPEHAAECPACWLLAYETDPGSVRRVYSLVGPQPPILSLEVGQEFHFTITLFGEGYRYLPYFILAAEAMGEVGVGPGRGKFEINAIHLVHPLKNESALILSAADRVVRPQNLPITWQDAQQVAAAFSGEGQLRLNFLSPTRLIEAEKLVKAPDFGVFFRRLLERIDQLASQHNGAPRRSEAEIAQLYALADQVRLVETNTHWVDVWAPSSRRGQRTPMGGFVGQAVYRSRHWDALLPWLILGQGVQVGKLTAKGNGVFQIEGLSNGGYWCSA, encoded by the coding sequence ATGGAAGGAAACATGACGACTCTTACGTTCACTCACCTGCGTTTCACTGCCCGTGCCAGATACCCCATCCGCCTGGATACCTATCAGGGCGCCGAGCGCCTGCGCGATGCGCTGGCTTCGGTGATGTTGCGCGCCGTTTGCGCAGAGACCTACCGCAACCAGAAACCCACCCCCGAACATGCTGCCGAATGTCCGGCTTGCTGGCTTCTGGCTTATGAGACCGACCCCGGCAGCGTGCGCCGTGTCTATAGCCTGGTCGGACCGCAGCCACCTATCCTCAGCCTGGAAGTGGGTCAGGAGTTTCACTTCACCATCACCCTGTTTGGGGAAGGTTATCGCTATCTGCCCTACTTTATCCTGGCTGCCGAAGCAATGGGCGAGGTGGGGGTAGGACCCGGACGAGGAAAGTTCGAAATCAACGCCATCCATCTGGTGCATCCCTTGAAGAACGAAAGCGCCCTGATCCTGAGCGCCGCCGATCGGGTTGTCCGCCCGCAAAACCTGCCCATCACCTGGCAGGATGCGCAGCAGGTGGCGGCGGCTTTCTCAGGTGAAGGGCAACTGCGCCTGAACTTCCTCTCCCCCACGCGCCTGATCGAGGCTGAAAAGCTGGTCAAAGCGCCCGATTTTGGAGTGTTCTTCCGTCGTTTGTTGGAGCGCATCGATCAGCTTGCCAGCCAGCACAACGGTGCCCCGCGCCGCAGCGAAGCAGAGATTGCGCAGCTCTACGCCCTTGCCGATCAGGTGCGCCTGGTCGAGACCAACACCCACTGGGTTGACGTCTGGGCGCCTTCTTCGCGCCGCGGGCAACGCACGCCCATGGGCGGCTTTGTCGGTCAGGCGGTCTATCGCTCCAGACATTGGGATGCGCTTTTGCCCTGGTTGATTCTCGGGCAGGGCGTTCAGGTTGGAAAACTGACTGCCAAGGGCAACGGAGTCTTTCAAATTGAAGGTTTATCCAATGGAGGGTACTGGTGCAGTGCCTGA